The following proteins are encoded in a genomic region of Plasmodium coatneyi strain Hackeri chromosome 2, complete sequence:
- a CDS encoding SICA antigen, with the protein MPKKQGVGRRDDRPIGRRTIIDIHLEVLDECQKEDLHSTKEEFLEILVQEIMGNEFMKKEKVPSSVSGFREEDFVPKEYVPTECAPMVNVPKEEVPSSDCGFREEDIVPKEEVPSSRLWV; encoded by the coding sequence atgccaaaaaaacagggcgttGGTCGCCGTGATGATCGCCCTATCGGTCGCCGCacgattattgatattcatttagaagtcttagacgaatgtcaaaaagaagacctgcattcgacgaaagAGGAATTTCtcgaaattttggttcaagaaatTATGGGAAACGAATTtatgaagaaagagaaggttccaagttcagtcTCCggttttagggaagaagactttgttcctaaggaatatGTTCCTACGGAATGTGCTCCTATGgttaatgttcctaaggaagaggttccaagttcagattgcgggtttagggaggaagacattgttcctaaggaagaggttccaagttcacgattatgggtttag